In one window of Eubalaena glacialis isolate mEubGla1 chromosome 13, mEubGla1.1.hap2.+ XY, whole genome shotgun sequence DNA:
- the C13H20orf173 gene encoding LOW QUALITY PROTEIN: uncharacterized protein C20orf173 homolog (The sequence of the model RefSeq protein was modified relative to this genomic sequence to represent the inferred CDS: deleted 1 base in 1 codon) — MLLCDESHDIPSGTEDPTKSSASSCREDRTHTICYLSALTPSILGPARVPFGGEQMDREVGDEGLGGGVVWRAGEPWKPTRQRAGGLSVASVPHPSQSQVEEPVSCLPLEPLPGPDMKCCWQIFVLCIFLMLILWLMAPCLDLKPESAPQEKRMKVVPWRCSCSPFKFRKCGCPSGTLNDSVCHHTAGGNWFDVGYEKKMGYLMEAAEPTSPDAVLSWSGMNSASELGRVWEKLFKGIPRPSVSHLDLFCGTCASVGNSKILWAASLGKSANHTAVSRMNQVSVQGFEMLGNQTTGHSISRRHDRDQGSWSQRVLLLLKLFVLAWTSDALSEEVMVWEPRHS; from the exons ATGTTACTTTGTGATGAGAGCCATGATATACCCAGTGGCACTGAGGACCCCACTAAGAGCTCAGCC TCCTCCTGCAGGGAGGATAGGACACACACCATATGTTATCTCTCTGCCCTCACACCTTCCATCCTAGGCCCAGCCAGAGTCCCCTTTGGAGGTGAGCAAATGGATAGGGAAGTGGGAGATGAGGGGTTGGGAGGAGGTGTGGTGTGGAGggctggggagccatggaagcCAACAAGACAGAGGGCTGGGGGGCTATCtgtggcctcagttcctcaccccTCCCAGTCCCAGGTAGAGGAGCCAGTCAGCTGCCTGCCACTGGAGCCTTTGCCTGGGCCAGACATGAAGTGCTGCTGGCAGATTTTTGTCCTGTGCATCTTCCTGATGCTCATCTTGTGGCTGATGGCCCCCTGCCTGGATCTGAAGCCGGAATCGGCACCCCAGGAAAAACGGATGAAGGTGGTACCATGGCGTTGCAGCTGCTCTCCGTTCAAATTCAGGAAATGTGGCTGCCCATCCGGGACCCTCAACGACTCTGTCTGCCACCACACGGCCGGAGGGAACTGGTTTGATGTAGGTTACGAGAAGAAGATGGGGTACCTCATGGAAGCAGCAGAGCCCACCAGCCCTGACGCTGTGCTCTCGTGGTCG GGCATGAACTCAGCAAGCGAACTGGGCAGAGTGTGGGAGAAGCTGTTCAAGGGGATTCCCAGGCCCTCGGTGAGCCATTTAGATCTCTTCTGTGGAACTTGTGCATCGGTGGGGAACTCGAAGATCCTGTGGGCCGCCAGCCTCGGCAAGAGCGCCAATCACACCGCGGTCTCCAG GATGAACCAGGTCTCTGTTCAGGGCTTTGAGATGCTGGGGAACCAAACCACGGGACACTCCATCTCCCGCAGGCACGATAGGGACCAGGGTTCCTGGAGCCAGCGGGTGCTGCTGCTCCTGAAGCTCTTTGTTCTGGCTTGGACTTCAGATGCTCTGAGTGAAGAGGTGATGGTCTGGGAACCCAGACATTCTTAG